GAACGATACGGACTTGCCTTAAGCTCGCGCCCGGCGCGCGCTTCAAGCTTGCCGGCAAATAAGTTTGTGTGTAATAACGGCCGCTTTTCAATCTCACCCCGGTTGGTGTTTTGCCGGTGGGGTCGGTGTTCACGTTGCCTACGGCTTGGATATAGTAGAAATAGCCGACGCCGCGCTCCAGGTTATTGGTGTCGTCATAGCTGCGCGCGGTTGCCGGTAATGAGGCAATCAAAACATAATCATAGTCGTCTTGGTATTGCTTCGCCTTGCGATAAATTTCCCACCCGGTCACGCCCGTGCCGGAATGCTCCCACGCCAAACTGATCTTACCGACGCCAGAGGTCACCGTAAACTTGGAAGGGGGTGCCGGTGGCGCCGGAATCTTCATGCCGGATTTCCAGTTGGCGATGGCGCGCTCGAACATTTGGAAGATGGAATCGCGCGAAGTCATCACCCATTGGTTTTTGGTCATCGAAATCGTTCTACCACCGACGGTGTAGGGAATGAGGATGTTGTCTTTGTTCGCGCCACCGGCTTTATAGGCCCGGCCAATGGCCAGCTTAGCGGGGGAACTGAGACCCGCTGCGCCTTCACCGACAACAAAAGTTACGCTTTGGCCGATATTCAGCGTATAAGGGCCAAAACCTTCGCCCATGGCCCAACCGCCCTCATCATACCGGCCAAAGGCCTGGGCCGGATCCTTCGTCGGTTTGTCGAATTCTCCGGTGGGTTCAACTTCATACGCATGAGACCGTACCAATTTCGGATTGTTTGGTCCCGGCCGGCCTTGCTGCAGGAAGTTTTCGTACTGGCGCTGCATCAAACCATTGTTAAATTCATCGGTCACCAGATCCGGATCGTCGCTGCCTTTAACGCCCATGGTGGATGGCTGAGCTGGGTCATCGGTTTTATCCGTGGCGGATTTGTCGGCATGAATGTAGACGCGGCCCACCATGTGAGCAGAAGCCAGGCGCCCGGTGACATCCGGGACCGGCGCGCTCGTCCAATGCTCGGCCCACATCGGCCCGCCAAGAGATTGAAAGTCAGTTTGAAAAACCGAATGCCCGCCCCAGGCATACATCGCGCGGAAGGTCAAGCCATAATC
The window above is part of the candidate division KSB1 bacterium genome. Proteins encoded here:
- a CDS encoding T9SS type A sorting domain-containing protein, which encodes MKLSLKKFSTIFLLLFLLMCLGEAQAQFEFKWMTVGSMWSPYSEGGATREQEPFDNAPVSYPAIDHRPGNTRANALWVGVRNFTDEKGRVFPFKLAGIGPRSGGEVQFFGVSSEVVAKYDPKVEVDGAQSFRQFVFIDKVDPNLVEDRMIRITANSRVGITVEQKIHAFSQEYHDSYHIIEYKFTNTGNIDRDAEIELNRPLEGVYFYLITRYATHDAASWVTGNGAPWGKFTMNDVIGDGFNDYGLTFRAMYAWGGHSVFQTDFQSLGGPMWAEHWTSAPVPDVTGRLASAHMVGRVYIHADKSATDKTDDPAQPSTMGVKGSDDPDLVTDEFNNGLMQRQYENFLQQGRPGPNNPKLVRSHAYEVEPTGEFDKPTKDPAQAFGRYDEGGWAMGEGFGPYTLNIGQSVTFVVGEGAAGLSSPAKLAIGRAYKAGGANKDNILIPYTVGGRTISMTKNQWVMTSRDSIFQMFERAIANWKSGMKIPAPPAPPSKFTVTSGVGKISLAWEHSGTGVTGWEIYRKAKQYQDDYDYVLIASLPATARSYDDTNNLERGVGYFYYIQAVGNVNTDPTGKTPTGVRLKSGRYYTQTYLPASLKRAPGASLRQVRIVPNPYNLAASEDIRFPGRNNLGNQLAFYDIPGQCTIKIYTQLGELVHTIEHTNGSGDEFWDQSTASKQVVASGVYVAVIEDKSNGQKTIKKFVIIR